One Cottoperca gobio chromosome 23, fCotGob3.1, whole genome shotgun sequence genomic region harbors:
- the LOC115028447 gene encoding protein LCHN-like has product MVERSDRAPLLDWEEVPSAEKPSGAAPAAAHAKDRLASPSNSRTSPGCSAPGFGWSSGPGGPTPSRSVSNADGCSAPPATSSNLADRDEALHPDNEEHLSDSEPTEVSLEDRMVKWEEKDQIVSVFVVTFNTRSGNMLEWCLPKDMDLEGVEFKAIASGSHRVTTDFIYFRKGCYFGLACFANMAVESAVERGARMKSVGILSPSYTLLYRYMSFLEHQVRLQLQTPGHYSPLEAFYEDKRALLPPSGDGVVTACPANAWGAAINHSMHPEMKITHPAGCMSQFIRFFGEQIMVLWKLALLRRRILIFSPPPVGVVCYRVYCCCCLANISIPGIGVTVPEFRPFFYVNVADISALENELSYVACTTEKIFEEKKDLYDVYVDNQNVKTYRDGLKPLLRLSTADREKYRKLTEQRQMLLYSQEENGDCVSSEEDLFILFFLEQNNRIFQTLSEVAGSPDPTLTQESVRAMGLDPHGDRLFLLHLLEIYGYDTLLVSEQLCCS; this is encoded by the exons ATGGTGGAGCGGTCGGACCGAGCCCCTCTGCTGGACTGGGAGGAGGTTCCGTCCGCGGAGAAGCCTAGCGGAGCAGCACCGGCGGCAGCACACGCAAAGGACCGACTGGCGAGCCCCTCCAACAGCCGTACCTCACCAGGATGCTCCGCGCCTGGGTTTGGGTGGAGCAGCGGACCAGGGGGTCCCACTCCCAGCAGGTCTGTCTCCAACGCAGACGGCTGCAGCGCCCCACCCGCGACCTCCAGCAACCTGGCGGACAGGGATGAAGCCCTGCATCCCGACAACGAGGAGCATCTCTCGGATTCAGAACCGACAGAGGTGTCGCTGGAGGACAGGATGGTGAAATGGGAGGAGAAGGACCAGATCGTGTCAGTCTTTGTGGTTACATTCAACACCAGATCAG GGAACATGCTGGAGTGGTGTCTGCCCAAAGACATGGACCTGGAGGGAGTGGAGTTCAAAGCCATCGCCAGCGGCTCCCACAGGGTCACCACAGACTTCAT CTACTTCCGGAAGGGCTGCTACTTTGGCCTCGCCTGCTTTGCCAACATGGCGGTGGAGAGCGCGGTGGAGAGGGGGGCGAGGATGAAGTCGGTGGGAATCCTGTCTCCGTCCTATACGCTGCTCTACCGCTACATGAGCTTCCTGGAGCACCAGGTCAG GCTCCAGCTGCAGACCCCGGGACACTACTCTCCCCTGGAAGCCTTCTATGAGGACAAGAGAGCACTTCTGCCCCCCAGTGGTGACGGTGTTGTTACTGCATGTCCAGCTAATGCCTGGGGAGCTGCAATCAACCACAGCATGCACCCTGAGATGAAG ATCACCCACCCTGCAGGCTGCATGTCCCAGTTCATCCGCTTCTTCGGGGAGCAGATCATGGTGCTGTGGAAGCTGGCTCTCCTTCGCAGACGCATCCTCATCTTCTCCCCTCCACCTGTGGGCGTGGTCTGCTACAGAG tgtactgctgctgttgccTGGCAAACATCTCCATCCCTGGGATCGGCGTGACTGTGCCGGAGTTCCGCCCCTTCTTCTATGTTAACGTAGCGGATATCAGCGCTCTGGAGAACGAGCTCTCCTACGTGGCCT GTACTACTGAGAAGATCTTTGAGGAGAAGAAGGATCTGTATGATGTGTATGTAGACAATCAGAATGTAAAGACCTACAGGGACGGCCTGAAGCCTCTGCTCCGCCTCAGCAccgcagacagggagaaatATCGCAAACTGACTGAACAGAG GCAGATGTTGCTGTACTCCCAGGAGGAGAATGGAGACTGTGTGTCCAGCGAAGAGGATCTTTTTATTCT GTTTTTCCTGGAGCAGAACAACAGGATATTCCAGACCCTCAGCGAGGTGGCCGGGAGCCCCGACCCCACGCTGACCCAGGAGAGTGTGAGGGCCATGGGTCTGGATCCCCATGGAGACAGGCTCTTcctgctccacctgctggaGATCTATGGTTACGACACCCTGCTGGTGTCGGAGCAGCTGTGCTGCAGTTGA